CGGCGCTTGGCGACATCTTCAAGAAGCTCGGCTACGACTCGATCCTTGCGCCCGACGGAAACGTGAGGAACGGAAAAGCCGAGGGCATGGTTATTGGCATGCTGATTGCCAAGATGTACCAGAAGGACTATGTCGGCTTTATCGACAGCGACAACTATGTCCCCGGCGCCGTCAACGAATACGTGAAAATATTTGCAGCCGGCTTTGGCATGGCAAGCACGCCGTACAGCAACATCCGCGTCTCGTGGGTCTTCAAGCCAAAGGTGCGCAACAACTCGCTCCAGTTCTCAAAGTGGGGCCGCGTGTCAGAAGTCACAAACAAGAACCTCAACTCAATGCTCTCAGGCATCACCGGCTTTGAGACCGAGGTTATAAAGACAGGGAACTCTGGCGAGCACGCGCTCTCGATGCCGCTTGCAGAGTCCCTCCACTACTCTAGCGGCTACTCGATAGAGCCTTACGAGTTTGTCGACATTTTTGAAAAGTTCGGGGGCCTCCTGCCGTCAGACTACCCAAACGCCATAGAAAAGGGGGTCGAGATATTCCAGATAGAGACGCGCAACCCGCACTTTCACGAGGACAAGGGCAAGTCGCACCTCAACGAGATGCTCGAAGCGGCGCTTGCGACAATAGCAGGGAGCAAGATATGCCCGCCGGACCTCAAGGAGGGGCTTGACGACCAGATAGCGCACATGTCGGGCATAAAGAGTCACAAAAAGCCGGACTACCGCAAAAAGTACCCTGTCATCGAGCCGATAAGCGCCATCCCCATAGAGGAATTTGCAAAAAACCTGAGGG
The sequence above is drawn from the Nitrososphaera viennensis EN76 genome and encodes:
- the mpgS gene encoding mannosyl-3-phosphoglycerate synthase; protein product: MKLDFPRYTERLGAVSIHGVQRIYELDSGKSKGFLTSHQTIKKFDYDEISNILHDMAIVVPVKDEKLKLLEGVLSGIPNECLVIIISNSPRNPVDRFTMEAETVRQLGRFMDKRIVVMYQRDPALGDIFKKLGYDSILAPDGNVRNGKAEGMVIGMLIAKMYQKDYVGFIDSDNYVPGAVNEYVKIFAAGFGMASTPYSNIRVSWVFKPKVRNNSLQFSKWGRVSEVTNKNLNSMLSGITGFETEVIKTGNSGEHALSMPLAESLHYSSGYSIEPYEFVDIFEKFGGLLPSDYPNAIEKGVEIFQIETRNPHFHEDKGKSHLNEMLEAALATIAGSKICPPDLKEGLDDQIAHMSGIKSHKKPDYRKKYPVIEPISAIPIEEFAKNLREKVETFFRYGGLK